The stretch of DNA CGAATCATGCGTATTGGTTTTGAGAAGGAGCTAAGCCTAGGTTAGGGGTTTGGGGAATGATAGGCAATATGATATATATTGCGTGATATAATATACTTTATCCGTCTCAAATTATTTGATGCAATTCGAATTTTGAGAGTCAGACTTTTTAATTTTGATTGTAACATAAAATCTTTAAATTTTTAAagttataattatatttttgaaaACTATATAAAATAGGACGGAGTGAGCACTACTTTTCTTTGGATAATAATGCAAGAAAGTTGTCTCCTGAAGATTGATTGTACGTATGCACCGTAAAGGATACAGAACACAATCATTAATATTAACAAAGAGTAATCTGTGTCTTGATATATGAAATATGGAGAGAATTAGAGGGGAAATAAAAACAAAGTTACTGTTATTTTCATAGTCATGCTGAAGGGAGAGAGTGGTCACGGGGATCACTTGACTATGGCAGCAGTGTCTCCCCCACGCATACACTCCCAAAGTAGACTCCAACGCGTCCCAAGCTATAGCCTACCTCTCTATAATTGCATGCTCTTATTTTCTCTCCGTCAATTTGCTTCTAAAATCATCCCCCACTCTACTTTTTTTATATCCCTATTCATCTATCATAATCCTTGCGCTCATGTTTTACTTGACATCAAATTTTAAAACCAAAATGACAATTTTTCGACacaaattaaatattaattagtaCGTATAAAAAACGATCCTTAATCAAACGAGAGGCGGTGAATGATGAGACTTTTACAAGTCCGTTCGTATTCTCTTTTCATAAGAAGTGAGTTTTTATAAGAATCCTAACAAGTCATGTCATTAATAGTAACCTAGAGATGATAagattaactaatttttaaatagaTAATATATAGAATCATTTGACAATGTTTTGGAGATAGATTAAAAAGGAAAGTCTATCACATAAAATGGAATAAAGAAAGTATTATTTATACAAATGCCTATGACTTCTATTTCAGAAAAGGTGATTAAACTCAATAAGTAAATGATAATCTTTTCCCAGAGTTTTTTTTAAGGGTTTGCTATTGATCGTACCGGTAAATTTATCTTTGTTATTTTAGATCAATTTTACtggaaataatccacaacctaACCTTTCTGAATTTGTACGTAAAAGCAGGTATACGTGCGGTTTTGATCTTTTTTCAGATAAAGTACTATGTTATTGCAAGAATTTGCAAGAATCCATCTATTTTGTCATTGATCAGTTCCATTATAAGTAAACTTCAAGATATTTAGGTGCTATCCAGTCCCCGATCAATCCATCACTTTAAGAGATATATCAATGGCTAATTAATTAGTGTCAATTTTCCTAGATAAAGGAGGTTAATTAGGATGAGTATTTATCCTACCAATTCAGTAGAGTGCAACAATTTTGTAGTCGATTTTGTCTTTCCATATGTTAATAGGAAAGGGACAGTGCTAGTTGTGTAccttaaaatggataacaattgaatttatacgcgattttaaagATACGTGGATTGATTTAATACAAATGATCATGAATGTTAGATAAATGAATTAAAGGTACTGTGGATATCCAAACCGGTTGTGATGTTGAATCCGGGCTCGGATTTAAGCTTAGCAATAGTTCTGCCCTCGGCCGGACCCTCGATTTGCAGCCAAATGTATATGAAGAGCTATGGTTAAAATTAGAACTTTTCAATAACTAAGAAGCAGAAATGaaacttcccctttatatagtaggggagttttatccctagtacaattctaaaaagggTAAAAATCTCCCTTTTTAGTCAATGACTGATTTGCTGCCGATGTCGGGGAGATTTGTGCCGTGATATCCGGTGGGGTGCGGATATCGCGCCCTCTGTTAGTCGTGTGTAATCGCTACTGTGCTTTCCGAGGTCTCGGAGCTCGTTCTGGGATCGGGGAAGTATTGTCTTATCGAGTTCGGTTACAAACACTCCGTGCGGACCTTAGTACGAGACGTTCATGTTatctcggttttacccgtatacactaGTAATTTGATTTTAGGTTCCCGGTGGAGTGAAGATTTAATCTTTCCAGTAACTTTGTCAATTGACGTTCCATGCTGATTTGATTTTTATTGCCCAAAATTTACTCTAAATTGTTAGAATCGCGATTATAGGATTTAGTGTTAACTACACTCACAAAGTTCTTTGCTACAACGTTACACATCTAAATACACAGTACGTCCATATAAACTGATCTCTAAAAAATTCCCAAAATCTGCAAAAGAATATTTTCGATACTCATGAAATGTACGTACTTTAATTTTACTAAACTATTAAATAATGATTGATAGGTTCTCTTACTCAGTGCAGTTCTTTTGGTTAAGGAAGATAACTATGTTAATAATAACTAAATAGCGTCATTACACGTATTAGTGTTCCGAATAATATAGTAGTTCTCGGTTGGGATAATTCATTATAAGTATTAGTCGAAATAGATAATGTAATCCTTAATCCATTCGCTAAGAAGAATGACAAAATAAAACCCGGTGGTGATGACCCATGAACAAAAACATTGAAATTTCCATGTTTGATTCCTTTCTTTACTAGCTCTTTCATTATGAGTCTGGAAAGAGTTATGTTATAATTGAATGGCTTAATACATAGTTTACCTTCGAGCTTCTAGCAAAATCCCTTTACACACCCCTTTTTCCCCTTTATACACCCTTTTTTTTACGGGAAACTTTACTTTGCATATTAGACTTTTTTCAACTCTATCTAATACGCTCCTCTTTTGTGCTTGACCATTTCCTTTTGAAGATTGCACTCATGCGCCATGTGTGATAAGTAAGAAAATATTCTACCTTATTAATAGCTATTATATTGCTCTTTCATAATACTCCCTATGTCCTAATTTTATGTACCATACTTGCAGTTTTAGTATGTCCCAAAAAATATATAGCATACTTtcttatttagaaataatttaattttaatttttttttaatgagATAATTGTTATAGCCATataaatttttatgttttattttagACTTTAGACCACAAGTTTTTAGAAAGAAGGAGTATTTGATATTGGGTTGGTAAGGTGAAAAAATTTACTTAAAATAATGTGTGAAAACCGGGAAAGAAATATTACTAAGCAAAACAAAAAAgcttttatggtagaaattaagAAAGTTCCAAACCCACCGCTAGTCACCCTGTCCCCCTTTTGGGATGTCCCTTTCTCTTTTTAAACATCTTCAATGTAGAGGCTGAAAGCTATGTTGATCTTTCTATTTACTCCTATCCCCACCCCACCATTCCTCcaaatgaaaaatatgaaaagaaaaaaatattcctTTATTTTGTTCTAACCCGTTAAAATAAAAGAAGACTAAGACTTCTTAAACCTGTGGGGGGTGGAGTAGGACAATTTTAAAGAGCCATATTTATCTATCCCTGTGCAATTATCGTACAATTGCTCTATGTAATATAAAGGGAGGAAGAAAGGAACTTTAGCCAAAAGATAGGGAGTTGGATTCCCTTGATAAAAAGTTACTGGTATTAAAGAATAAAGCTTAGaggtagtagtagtagtggtagAAAGGGAAGCTAGCTATTACAACTACTACtagtattattatttattttatggcAATTGCCCCATTTACAAGCATGAGCCAAAGCCAACAACAGCAAGATGACAGCAGCAGCAACAAGAGAGATCATGATCATGATGCtgatgatgagcatgaacatgacaTGGTCATGCCTGGTTTTCGATTCCACCCTACTGAAGAGGAACTTGTAGAGTTTTACCTTCGCCGTAAGGTTGAGGGCAAACGTTTCAATGTTGAACTCATCACTTTTCTTGATCTTTATCGCTATGACCCTTGGGAACTTCCTGGTATAAATAATATTTGTTTCTCCTTTTTTGTTCCAATCTCTTATTTTCCTCTAAGTACTTGGTTTATTATTTCTTGTGATTAATTCCCCTACTTGGTTTTAATTTCGTGTTTTAGCCATGGCAGCGATCGGAGAGAAGGAATGGTTTTTCTATGTGCCAAGAGATAGGAAGTATAGAAATGGGGATAGGCCTAACAGAGTGACAACTTCAGGCTATTGGAAGGCTACTGGAGCTGACAGAATGATTCGAAGTGAAAGTTCTCGGCCGATTGGCTTGAAAAAGACTTTAGTTTTTTACTCTGGGAAAGCTCCCAAAGGCATCCGATCCAGTTGGATCATGAATGAATATCGCCTCCCTCACCATGAGACTGAACGCTTACAAAAGGTAAATGAtgtaaaagaaaaaggaagaaatttTACTAATCTGATCCAAATTTGAGGAACTTCACaaaatccttttgtttttcttcatgATTTTCAGTTGTACTCTAGACTACAAATAGGTCGATATCGAGCTTGAATCTTGTGTTTCTCGTTTGTTCCAAAATGGGATGCACAAAAAAATCAGTACTTGATATAATTGGTTGATTAAAAACCTAGTTTTTTCCCCACTAAAGAAATTAGATATGTTGCTTAATGATCTTTATCTCCTCTCTTCTTGATTATAAGGTTGTAAAAGGTGTATAGATCCAAAAGTCTATACAGAAAGAAACTTATATTACATCTTAATGATGAAAGGGTGCAAATTTATGAagaagaattttttttctttaatttgtatGAGGAAAAAAATAATTGAGAAAGAAATCCATGATGTCCGCAGCTAACATACCACGTTAATCACCGCTTATTCACTTTTGAAGTGTAGATGACACAAGTAATTAATATAGAATAAATATCCAAGAAACTGATAAACAATTCATGATACTATGCTTATAGTAATTTGTTTTTTCAGGCTGAAATTTCACTTTGCCGTGTCTACAAAAGACCTGGAGTAGAAGACCATCCATCTCTCCCTCGTTCACTTCCCACAACAAGggcatcatcttcttcttcatcaagAGCTCACAATTCAATTATCAAGAAACATCACCATCCACAAGTAGTGCAAGATCCATTATTACTCTCTCCCAATTATGTAGGACAATCTAATTCCCAGCAAATCGACGAAAAATTGAACGAAAATAGTACTGCAAGTAGTACTAGCAccgatcatcatcatcatcatcgtcatgtTGGTACATCTCTCGGGCTCAGTTCTCATCAAATAACAGCTCTCACAACATCCACCATAACACCATTCTCTTCTTTAATTTCACCTAATAACACCGCAGCTGTTGATGATCTCCAAAGATTAGTCAACTTCCAGAACCTTCACAATCATCAGCAGCATTTTCAAAACCTCAGTAACCATAATATTCCTGCAGCATCTATAGCAACCCATCAGTTTTCTACATTGTTGCAGCCACAATTAGCACCACAACAGCCACAACCTAATTTACTGCTTCAAGGATCTCTTCAGCCGTCGGCTTTCTCGGAAAGATTATGGGATTGGAACTCAGTTCAAACAGATGGTAGTTGCAAAGACTATCAACCCAATAACCccttcaagtaattaatctcatCATATTGAGCTGCACCTATATGCACATAGGGAGATAAGTCTATATAATATCTGCTGTTGTTGCTGCCACTACTTTGTtctaagtcttttttttttttctcatctactaatatttttaattatcCATCATAAGTTAGTTAGTGCAGCTGGTCCAGATTATTATGTGGTATATTTTATTAGGGTTTTGGGTTTAACTCAACTAGTATTAATTTTAAATCACTACTGTATTAGCTCTTAACTTAGAGCTTCTTATTATGATTGTAATAATAAGCTGTACTGGTCTTGAAGTAAATAAAGTAGCAGCTAATTTTATGTTCTTAGGCTTATGGCATCAAACTTGTGTTTCTTTCTATATAGTAAAAGAGATTTCTTTGCTGATGCTAGTTATATACTTTCTACATCAGGGAGAAATTGGACCAAAGTATGAAATAAGTGTGAAGTTTAAACTTTGTGTTTATAGCAAGATGAAAAACCAATAAACTGAATCTAGAGTTTCATGAAATCAAGTCGTCGTAAGGACTGCTTTCATTAGTATCTGCTAGTCAGAGGCAGATTTCAAGATTTAAACTTGGTGAAACTTTCAACCTGTACTTAGTATTGAATTCATTGTACTTCTAATATTATGAGTTTAGAATTTACATACTTATTAAAAACTTAATGATATTTGTTCTGTGTCATAAATGCGGGGTTCAGTTGAGTCCATTGAATAAAGACTCTCTACCTCTTCTGCTAGTCTATTGACCATACAGAGTTAGATGATCAGCAAGAATGATTTATGTAACTTGAAAATTTTCCGAAGGTGGAGTTTTTATTAATAATTCAAAAGGGATAAACGTAGAAGCTGTGTATCTCTTCATTACTCAAAGTGATCCATGGAATAATATGATTGGTTCACAAACGTCTACAAAAGAGTCAAAATTACCATGGAGAATGTAGGAACGTGGTTGGACCCATTGTCACAAGCCAAGATCTAAAATTGAAGACAGAAATAAGTGGCCCTAGAAAGATTTCACGCAtggattaaaagaaaaaaatatgtaGAACTCATTGCTTAATTTAGTGTTGCTATAtgaatttttccctcatatttgctgatagtaatataatatatatactatctTTCAGAAGAAGTAGATAGTCCTATATCCTCTTTATTAATTTGAGCTACTATATATCAGTTAGCCTGTTTGGGAAGTTCATTAGGCGTAGCTGTAATTTTGGAATTGTGTAGCTTATTAGCTAGGCTgttatatttaatattattgaagGAGCCAGAAAGATGGTTTTGTAACTTGATGGCGTGCGTTTAGAGAGGTCCATGCCATGCCTGGTATGTCACTTTTTGTGCAACTTTCGTTCCATTCTGGATTTAGCCCGACATTGCTTTGCCTAGCTAGCCTATGTATCAATTTCAAAGAAGTATATATATGGCATATACtcattgtttacccgtaaaacgatatAGTTAAATTTGTACCGCAATTTATAGATATGTAAATTGTTTTGATCCAAGAATATAAAATAGCTAAAAACATAAATAAATGAACAAAATAAATTTGAAGAAAGTACAAGCCTGATTGTGGGCTTAGCTCTTCCGGTGGCAATAAAAAGAATAATATGAAGAacaaaaaagagagaaagaagttttATATAGTGAGAGCAAATTTTGGCTTTGTGTATACAAAATGTTTTtgtgagttcttctatttataactcaattcagggagacaagatccccaaatcaagctctCCTTTAATATGAATAAAACCCTTCTTGATGGCTGAGAAACGGTTGAGAATTAATAAAAAGATTTTTTGTAACGGTTGCTCATTGAATGCATTATTTCCCAATTGATGTCTTCCTTTCAAATCTTCGTCTTCGATTTCACTGTCCCCGGAACTTACCCAGCATCGGTCACATATTCGTAACTGGTGCCGGCTATTTGCTGACTCTTATCCTACTTGTCTTTACTTCCACGTTTCAACTCGTCAAGCATCCACCTGTAGTTTACCAATTTTACGAATGCTAGATGCAGAGGCGCACAATAGATCGATATGAACATCATGAGTTGCCCCGTAATAAAACCAGTTGTTGATACCTTCTTCTCGGTTCCTTCTTCCATAACCAGAGCTCGGAGAAGGAAGAGATAAGAGGGCCCTATGTAGAATGTGGTCAAAAATCCATAATAGAGTCCGACCACAACGACCAAATTGATTATCTTCATGCATAAGGATCCTAGATTACCTAGTAGAAAAGATTGAAAAATTATCACAAACCTCCCTTATTTCTTTTCTATTGCAATTTATGTGGATTATTATATGATGATTTTTGAACTTTCCATACATAGAAAAGAAATAGAAAGAGATAAACTAGAAACGACATCTGTTATGTCAATGACACCAAAGGGATATTAAATGAATGGAATATAATGAAATAGAGCCACTTTGAGGTTCCCTCTGAAATGAAGGATATAAGGGAGCCACTACGAAGAAGTTCCGGGAGTTACGAAGGAAGCTTCGAGCTCATATTGGTCATAGGTTGAGAACGAGAATTGAACTCTATGAGATCGAATCTCCTGTTGTTCCTCAGTAGCTCAGTGGTAGAGCGGTCGGCTGTTAACAAATTGGTCGTAGTTTCGAATCCTATTTGGGGAGATTTGATTGATTTTGAATTAAAGAATTCAGAATAAAGGGGCTCGCTTTGCCCGTTAAGAGTAGGTAACCCATTCCATGTCTTTATTTTTATTGCATTCTATCTCATCATATCACATTCTGTTCTGTGAGATTAGAAAATCACCATCAATACCTCAGTCTAGGTCAAATATAATCCTTTTTTCCCTAGCCCTGAGGCTATTTACAACTAGCCAATTAAGAAGTCTTAAATGTACTAGCACTACATCTTTGATGCAGTCATTCACACTCTTTGGCTCTACCCATGAATTATCCAGTAATAGGTCTTTCACAATCAGATCTACCTATACACCAACTCAAGATTTGGCTGTCAAATTACAGTAGTAGTTGAGAATGAGGTAATTAATTAACTTTGTAATTAATGTGGTACTTGGTGTGTGGAAAATGACCATCCTTAGGGTGTTTGCATATGCTTATAAGCAACTCAAACCAGCTTATAAGTACCTTTCGGCTTATCTTGCCATGACCTCATGCCGTTATCCAGTTGAGTACTTCATAAGTTCATGTAACACTAGTCATAAAGCATTCCAAAGACTTTGCCAAGTGCATactcatcctcgtgacagtcgtgCAAACATCCTCTAGTGATCCAAACTCAGATTGTAGCAAAACTCTTCATAGAATCCCTTACAAGAATCACACAACCTCAAAATttctcataggagataacccacatgcttagcctccaACCGATATCTCTCTATGACCCTACCATGGTcacaactactatgcaatcaaTTAATCTTTTCGAGTCTACACTCGTCAACAATATATAAGAACCATCTTCATCCAACAAATAAACAACAGAAAGATCCACCAACACCACCGCATCTCAAAATGGCACAACACATCAAGACGATGATCAAGCATCCATAGCCCTTCGCATCCTATCCACAAAATCACAAGTCATCGTTGCGCACTAATACTGAGTGCTCCACATCTCATACAAATGAATGGGAGGAAATCGAAAATACAGGTTTGAAGCTGAAACAAGGTCGCACGATAAGGAGAGAAAGAAGGAAAGTTTTCtacatgccctgtagcctctcgaagataggtatgggtGTTATTAtactaatccgcaagactctactagacacttgctcatgacttgtagaacctatgaacctagtgctctgataccaacttgtcacgacccaaaatccacccagtcgtgatggcacctaaccccagTGTTAGTTAAGTCAAACATAGAATAAGGTAATTCAAGTGAAAGATCATTAATAACAAGAAGTAAAATGACTGAATTCTGTTTTacatcccaaggactggtagtacaagtcatgagccactaagattcaGATTTACAAAACTagtacaaaaataaatacttcatCTGTTTGAAGATAtataaacacaagtacaatccTAAACTACCAAAAATGAATGGTAGCTTATATCCgaaacgcaagtacatcttcaatgcaaGACTTTATTTTCCACAGTTGCTTAGCTCcagcacgcaaggtgcagaagtatagtatgactACAACCAATCTCAAGTACTCGGTAAAactcttgactaacctcggtaaagtagtgatgaTATTTTAAAGTCAAAAGACACTCACTTACTATCTACTTGTGCAGATGGTAAGCAGGAACACAAGGCAAGAGATATATCAAATAATAGTAAGAGCATCAACTGGAGAGCTACTTAACAAGTTAATAGACATGGAAAACAAGACATAACCTTATAAACCATTTCTACTAAGGAAACAATAATCATGAAGTACATGCATAGATCATAACCAAATATCAGTAAcaataccattgcggcgtgcaacccgatcccaatattaattaatattgttgcggcgtgcaaccctatcccaaTATTAATTAAtactgttacagcgtgcaacccaataTCATTATATTTATAACATTACACCGTACAAcccgatctatatatatatatgacggGCAATCCGATCCATATATCAATATATATACcgttacgacgtgcaacccgattcaaatATATACCAGTTCATATGAAATTATTCAGCAACAACCAAGGACAGGAAATTTCACAACTTAATGCCAAGAAAATGAACACGTTGAATTCAACTAGGAAATACAAACTCAAACAAAGTAAGATGGGCAACCTAGTACCCGAGAGATAGTCTCCCATATAATGACAGTGCTTCCATAAAGCATAAACACACAACTAATCTAATAGTCACCCAATCCGACTAAGCATAGAAAAGTAGGACATGAAACCAGGAAAGGTGTATGGCAAGTAAAAACAAGTATCAAGTGGAGGCATTTAATAAGTGAGATCATGTAACAAGTGGGGAGCATGTAGCAAGTAATGAAATATAGTAAGTAAAGGCGTGTGGCAAGTAAAGGCATGTGGCAAGTAAAGTCTGGTAACAGGTAAAGGCAAGTAAAAACACGTAACAAGTAAATGCATGAAATAGGTAATTACATGTAACTGTAATAAATCAAGTAGAAAGCGTAGATGTAACGATAACAAACATGGTAGGGACATAAATCTATAGTAACAGACTAAACATGAAACATATAGGTATATTAACTAAGGAAATATAGACATGAAAGTAACACACAACATAAAAAACATAATTATAAACCAAGGCGAGTACATGCATGTGTCTAAGGAACGAGTTACCATAACGTAAGGTCCAACTCCCATCCTCTCCGCACGGAAACAACCCACATGCCAATCTCATTTCAGCAGCAGGGAAATACCTATAGCACCAACATCATATCAATCGCACGTAAATACGCATCGTGCCAAACATTGCCCTAAGGCCCCAATTGTAGTCTCGTATTATGGATAAAGAAGCTCAAGTAACATGAAAATAACAGGTACATATGTATGTTCATGGTATAAGAATTTCTACGACCAAGTTAAGTACCTCGACAATCTCAGAAAGAGCTCATTAAATTCGTTTAATATGTCATATGTTTTAACAGGATCTCCATCATGGATAAATTAACTTATTTAGTCATAGAAGTAAATAAAGCATAATAGGTCAAAATGCCACTAAATTCAACAAGGCACAAAGAAGCATATAAtttaccccgagcatggataacccTGGCACatacatatatgctcgtcacctcgcatatgcaTTACCCCTGCATGTAGAAAACAATATCATTTATTAGAAAAATTTTctcaataaagttaggcaagatacttactcaaacaagccaaatcaatactttaaAAATGCCTTCCCACGCGAATCGACCTcaaaacgactcgaatctagccaaaaataacaataacataAAACAAAGCCATAAAAAATAACCCCAAAAACAATAAAATTTTGATCTTGATACAAATACACAAAGTCGACCAAAAAGGCACCCCAAAACTCGACAAAACTGATATATTCTGAACACCCACtccaatacgagttcaaataTACAAGTTTCGTCCAAAACCAACTTTAAATCGGGATTCAAATCTCCATTTTCCACTTTAGAAATGTTTTGCCATAATCCCTAAAATACACTTTCTTATATTTCAAGACAAAAACCCTATTTTCTTTTTTAAGATTCCTTGATTTAGAGccaaaattaatgatagattcatgttatAATCATAAAGAGTTAGGTTTACTTACCCCAATGGAGTAGACAAAATCtgtctcaaaaatcgcctctccctaAGCTCCAAAACTTTGTGAGAAAAAATAGCTAAATTCCGAAATAATTAAGTAAAAATAATACAGTAGTTGTCCTAGCCCAAATCAGATCCTAGATGGCCCCGAAACTCACATTTTATAATCACAACATAATCCTTGCGAGATTACACCCAATAAAGCCTTTTGAGTCACCCATtgtggccttaaaatgagggagatatgatattttgaagttttaaaggaagTCTGAAAATTTTAGGGACATAATCGGTATTTTTGAAATTGTTGCACCAGAAAATCAGCAATCGCAAAATCTTcatttagcacccaaaactcattcggaacctcccagacacaaacTAATGTGCATTTCAATCATCATACATGCTACGAACTTGTTGCGAGGAGGTGATCCCATTTGTGAGATGGGCTGACGGCTAGATAGTTCCCATTTGCGATGAGGATCTGGTCTGAGGCATGCCATATTTGTGATACAAGTCTCACATTTGCGATTCCTACCAGATTCGCATTTGCAGATgttatgttgcatttgcgacttctAGGGTGATTTTGGAAGGGTTTGCTTTTACGAACAATGGGTCGCATTTTTGGTAGTCCAATTTGCAAACCTagggtcgcatatgcgacttcTACGGCTGGGCATATAATTTGGAATTtcgggacttagtctcatttatcacattttgagccctagaTTTGGTGGGATGCAATTTTAGTAGGATGTGttcataccaaactattgggtaagtaaTTTTGACACGATTATGATTatataacatgattatttatgagatttaataTCTAAATCATGAGATTTTAAAGGAAATGTAATGACTTGACCGgtctttttgtgtatttgatcctCATTTCCTCTTTTGATGTTTTACACATGTACATTTGTggctttatgacttgcggggacggATAGTTTAATTCTGGGAagattttgggttgattatgaTCCTTGGCTCTTGGTTTAAAGTCCTAagttaaaaatgttgaccaatttttgacttttgggaAAACGGCCCCAGAGCGGTGTTTTGATGGCTTTGATAGgattgtatagtgattttggacatggcgtatgcccgaaatcgaattagTAGGTTCGTAGGTTGAtatgtgttgttttgccgaaggttggcaatttgaggtttagaagaatttccaagtttgaccgtaggttgaactttggctatcgggtttggaatatggttttgggacttggaatacgTCTGTTATACTATTTAgaatggagtttatttgataggattcagacacatagttgcaattctagaggttcttgaattTTACTTTTAAATTCATGCGTTTAGATGTCTGATTCGCAGTTCTACttcttatttttgtgttttgatcac from Nicotiana tomentosiformis chromosome 11, ASM39032v3, whole genome shotgun sequence encodes:
- the LOC104106287 gene encoding NAC domain-containing protein 35, which encodes MAIAPFTSMSQSQQQQDDSSSNKRDHDHDADDEHEHDMVMPGFRFHPTEEELVEFYLRRKVEGKRFNVELITFLDLYRYDPWELPAMAAIGEKEWFFYVPRDRKYRNGDRPNRVTTSGYWKATGADRMIRSESSRPIGLKKTLVFYSGKAPKGIRSSWIMNEYRLPHHETERLQKAEISLCRVYKRPGVEDHPSLPRSLPTTRASSSSSSRAHNSIIKKHHHPQVVQDPLLLSPNYVGQSNSQQIDEKLNENSTASSTSTDHHHHHRHVGTSLGLSSHQITALTTSTITPFSSLISPNNTAAVDDLQRLVNFQNLHNHQQHFQNLSNHNIPAASIATHQFSTLLQPQLAPQQPQPNLLLQGSLQPSAFSERLWDWNSVQTDGSCKDYQPNNPFK